In the Pseudomonas sp. ADAK2 genome, one interval contains:
- a CDS encoding sigma-54-dependent transcriptional regulator: protein MLNSVMVVDDESSIRSAVEQWLSLSGFEVQLFSRADECLAQLPAHFPGVILSDVRMPGMTGLELLAEVQRRDADLPVILLTGHGDVPMAVEAMRDGAYDFLEKPFSPETLLGSLRRALEKRRLVLENRALHVQADNRAKLDATLLGVSRGLQTLRRQVLDLATLPVNVLIRGETGSGKELVARCLHDFGPRADKPFVALNCAAIPEQLFEAELFGHESGAFTGASGKRIGKLEYADGGTLFLDEIESMPLAQQVKLLRVLQEQKLERLGSNQSIRVDLRIIAATKPDLLDEARAGRFREDLAYRLNVAELRLPPLRERREDIPLLFETFAQNAAERLGRTFPPLSGPQLSHLLSHDWPGNVRELANVAERQVLGLGEPEPVGIDPGQSLAAQQEAFEAHCLRAALTRHKGDVKAVLEELQLPRRTFNEKLQRHGLTREMFL, encoded by the coding sequence ATGCTGAATTCGGTGATGGTGGTCGACGACGAAAGCAGCATCCGCAGCGCCGTCGAACAGTGGCTGAGCCTGTCGGGTTTCGAGGTGCAGCTGTTCAGCCGCGCCGATGAATGCCTGGCGCAGCTGCCGGCACATTTCCCCGGGGTGATCCTCAGCGACGTGCGCATGCCCGGCATGACCGGTCTGGAACTACTGGCCGAAGTGCAACGCCGGGATGCCGATCTGCCGGTAATCTTGCTGACCGGCCATGGCGATGTGCCGATGGCGGTCGAAGCGATGCGCGATGGCGCCTACGACTTTCTGGAAAAACCGTTCAGCCCGGAAACCCTGCTCGGCAGTTTGCGCCGTGCCTTGGAAAAACGCCGGTTGGTCCTGGAAAACCGCGCCCTGCACGTCCAGGCCGACAACCGCGCCAAACTCGACGCGACGCTGTTGGGCGTGTCCCGTGGCTTGCAGACCTTGCGCCGGCAGGTGCTGGATTTGGCGACGCTGCCGGTCAACGTGTTGATCCGTGGCGAAACCGGCAGCGGAAAAGAACTGGTCGCCCGTTGCCTGCACGATTTCGGCCCGCGCGCCGACAAGCCGTTCGTGGCGCTGAACTGCGCGGCAATTCCCGAGCAGTTGTTCGAGGCCGAGTTGTTCGGTCACGAGAGCGGCGCGTTTACCGGCGCGTCGGGCAAGCGCATCGGCAAACTCGAATACGCGGATGGCGGCACGCTGTTTCTCGATGAGATTGAAAGCATGCCCTTGGCGCAGCAGGTCAAGTTGCTGCGGGTATTGCAGGAACAGAAGCTTGAGCGATTGGGCTCGAACCAGAGCATCCGCGTGGACTTGCGGATCATCGCCGCGACTAAACCCGACCTGCTGGACGAAGCCCGGGCCGGGCGTTTTCGCGAGGATTTGGCGTATCGCTTGAACGTCGCCGAGTTGCGCCTGCCACCGTTGCGTGAGCGGCGCGAAGACATTCCGTTGCTGTTTGAAACCTTCGCGCAGAATGCCGCCGAACGCCTGGGCCGGACCTTCCCACCCTTGAGCGGCCCGCAACTGAGTCACCTGCTGAGCCATGACTGGCCGGGCAATGTGCGGGAACTGGCGAACGTGGCCGAGCGGCAGGTGTTGGGGCTGGGCGAGCCGGAGCCGGTGGGGATTGATCCTGGCCAGTCGCTGGCGGCGCAGCAGGAAGCGTTTGAAGCTCATTGTTTGCGGGCGGCGTTGACCCGGCATAAGGGCGATGTGAAAGCGGTGCTTGAAGAGCTGCAACTGCCACGCCGGACCTTCAATGAAAAGCTGCAGCGGCATGGACTCACCCGCGAGATGTTCCTCTAA
- a CDS encoding flavin reductase family protein yields MPDDIHYYEPANGHGLPHDPFNAIVGPRPIGWISSQDANGQLNLAPYSFFNAFNYIPPIIGFSSVGRKDSLNNIEQTGEFAWNLATRPLAERMNQSSAMVAPDTNEFELAGLTAAPSTIIQVPRVAESPVSFECKVTQIIQLQRANGDVVPSWLILGEVVAVHIAKWLLKDGVYDTAAAEPILRGGGPADYFQLGPEALFKMHRPGAKK; encoded by the coding sequence ATGCCCGACGACATCCACTACTACGAACCCGCCAACGGCCACGGCCTGCCCCATGACCCGTTCAACGCCATCGTCGGCCCGCGGCCCATCGGCTGGATTTCCTCGCAGGACGCCAACGGCCAGCTGAACCTGGCGCCTTACAGCTTCTTCAACGCGTTCAACTACATTCCGCCGATCATTGGATTTTCCAGCGTCGGGCGCAAAGACAGCCTGAACAACATCGAACAGACCGGCGAGTTCGCCTGGAACCTCGCCACCCGGCCACTGGCCGAGCGGATGAACCAGAGCAGTGCCATGGTCGCGCCTGACACCAACGAATTCGAACTGGCCGGACTGACAGCCGCCCCGTCGACAATCATCCAGGTGCCACGGGTCGCCGAAAGCCCGGTGTCCTTCGAATGCAAGGTTACGCAGATCATTCAGTTGCAACGCGCGAACGGCGATGTGGTGCCGAGCTGGCTGATTCTCGGCGAAGTGGTCGCCGTGCATATCGCCAAGTGGCTGTTGAAGGATGGGGTGTACGACACCGCCGCGGCAGAACCGATTCTGCGCGGCGGCGGGCCAGCGGATTACTTTCAGCTGGGGCCAGAGGCATTGTTCAAGATGCATCGCCCAGGGGCGAAAAAATAA
- a CDS encoding AraC family transcriptional regulator: protein MSSFDHFEAPLDADMEKQREELAAIIRRNTTEDGNYATAVDSLIMSRHSQTHQFAPVLAQPALCIMAQGRKEVRLADEVFNYDPLNYLVVSVSMPVSGRVVTVTSEEPILSVRLDIDPAEITALIADAGPMGVPTRPTGRGLYVERLDAAMLDAVLRLTRLIDTPKDIAMLAPLIRREILYRLLRSQQGHRLYEIAIANSQSHRISQAIKWLNGHYEQPLRIDDLAKEVNLSVSTLHHRFKAMTAMSPLQYQKQLRLQEARRLMLAEGLEASAAGYRVGYESPSQFSREYSRLFGAPPLRDLARMRLTV from the coding sequence ATGTCGTCGTTCGATCACTTTGAAGCCCCGCTGGATGCCGACATGGAGAAACAGCGCGAGGAACTGGCTGCGATCATCCGCCGCAACACCACGGAGGATGGCAATTACGCCACTGCCGTCGATTCGTTGATCATGTCGCGTCACAGCCAGACCCATCAGTTTGCCCCGGTGCTGGCGCAACCGGCGCTGTGCATCATGGCCCAGGGGCGCAAGGAAGTGCGGTTGGCCGATGAGGTGTTCAATTACGACCCGCTCAATTACCTGGTGGTCTCGGTCTCGATGCCCGTGAGCGGGCGCGTGGTGACTGTCACCTCCGAGGAGCCGATCCTCTCCGTGCGGCTGGACATCGACCCGGCGGAAATCACCGCGCTGATCGCCGACGCCGGCCCCATGGGCGTGCCGACCCGGCCCACCGGGCGCGGGTTATATGTCGAACGGCTGGATGCGGCCATGCTCGACGCGGTGCTGCGTCTGACCCGTTTGATCGACACGCCCAAAGACATCGCCATGCTCGCGCCGCTGATTCGACGGGAGATTCTCTATCGTCTGTTGCGCAGCCAGCAGGGCCATCGCCTGTATGAAATCGCCATCGCCAACAGCCAGAGCCATCGCATCAGCCAGGCGATCAAATGGCTCAACGGCCACTATGAGCAACCGTTGCGTATCGATGATCTGGCGAAGGAAGTGAACCTGAGCGTGTCGACCCTGCATCACCGCTTCAAGGCGATGACGGCGATGAGTCCGTTGCAGTATCAGAAGCAACTGCGCCTGCAGGAAGCGCGGCGCCTGATGCTCGCCGAAGGGCTGGAAGCGTCGGCGGCTGGGTATCGGGTCGGGTATGAAAGCCCGTCGCAGTTCAGCCGCGAATACAGCCGGTTGTTCGGGGCGCCGCCGTTGCGGGATCTGGCGCGGATGCGCTTGACCGTTTAA
- a CDS encoding ABC transporter permease, whose translation MEHQPPLTHPLATTPKLSRRGVSPTARAWLFLSPSMLFLGVLIAASLLVLRMSVGTKGAEWSGFSLASYAQLLEPYYLKSLMLTLRLALFSAVIAVLLAIPVAYTMSRLTSPFLRRIFLAAVLLPLLVNLLLQSYGWLVILGPAGMLNQALMGLGLIKRPIMLLYNQNGVLMGLVQTAFPLAVLPIASAMRGVARTYEEAAATLGASRFQVFRQVVLPMSLPGIITGATLVFAYNASSFVVPLLLGGRRVPMLAVMVHDQIAPLMNWPAASAAGVVLIVTTLAIMTLSEYITGRRRRMLEASQ comes from the coding sequence ATGGAACACCAACCACCTTTGACTCATCCGCTCGCCACCACGCCGAAGCTGTCGCGCCGTGGCGTGTCGCCGACTGCCCGCGCCTGGCTTTTCCTGTCGCCGTCGATGCTGTTTCTCGGCGTGCTGATTGCCGCCAGCCTCCTGGTACTGCGCATGAGCGTCGGCACCAAAGGCGCGGAATGGAGCGGGTTCAGCCTCGCCAGTTACGCGCAGTTGCTGGAACCCTACTACCTCAAATCCCTGATGCTGACCCTGCGCCTGGCGTTGTTCAGCGCAGTGATCGCGGTGCTGCTGGCGATCCCGGTGGCGTACACCATGTCGCGGCTGACCTCACCGTTTCTGCGGCGGATCTTTCTCGCGGCGGTGCTGCTGCCGTTGCTGGTCAACCTGCTGCTGCAAAGCTACGGCTGGCTGGTGATTCTCGGTCCGGCCGGGATGCTCAATCAGGCACTGATGGGGCTCGGTCTGATCAAGCGCCCGATCATGCTGCTCTACAACCAGAACGGCGTGCTGATGGGGCTGGTGCAAACCGCGTTTCCATTGGCCGTGCTGCCGATTGCCAGCGCCATGCGTGGCGTTGCGCGCACCTATGAAGAAGCCGCCGCGACCCTCGGTGCGAGTCGCTTCCAGGTGTTCCGCCAAGTGGTGTTGCCGATGAGTCTGCCGGGGATCATCACTGGCGCGACGTTGGTGTTCGCCTACAACGCCAGCAGCTTCGTCGTGCCCTTGCTGCTCGGTGGTCGCCGGGTGCCGATGCTCGCGGTGATGGTGCATGACCAGATCGCCCCGCTGATGAACTGGCCCGCCGCCTCCGCTGCCGGGGTGGTGTTGATCGTCACCACACTGGCGATCATGACCTTGTCCGAATACATCACCGGCCGTCGCCGGCGCATGCTGGAGGCTTCGCAATGA
- a CDS encoding ABC transporter substrate-binding protein: protein MGQHDLNRRQFIKTVGVASVAAAAMSMPFIRANASDTRFQGKTLRLLTWSDDTGLAALRNIAATFEAQYGCKVIADRTGSTSEMVAKLKAGGDRPQYDIITLAGVGAEGLAAADLLEKPDLNRIPNLVDVPEKYRTGANGHGIGYLLWCNSLVYSTRTQTEAPTSYAALWDADLAPNIFLPPPNWTEAMDLIIIAAKLAGGDEHNIEPGFKKLAELKDRVVTLGENPNQIAELFRTGSLDMGGLYAPAFFPKQIRDPNYGLGATFGMKEGFYTDLMLSVMPKNRPGDTDLAYAFINHSLDPLVQGKMAEDIYNGPVNAKAIISAEARKSPFILTPEQIADKAIMHDNAFLASVHDQWIRRYTEIFSS, encoded by the coding sequence ATGGGCCAGCATGATCTGAACAGACGGCAATTCATCAAAACCGTGGGCGTGGCTTCGGTTGCAGCGGCGGCCATGAGCATGCCCTTCATCCGTGCCAATGCCAGCGACACCCGCTTCCAGGGCAAGACCCTGCGTCTGCTGACCTGGTCCGATGACACCGGGTTGGCGGCACTGCGCAATATCGCGGCGACCTTCGAAGCCCAGTACGGCTGCAAGGTCATCGCCGACCGCACCGGCAGCACCTCGGAAATGGTCGCCAAACTCAAGGCCGGCGGTGATCGTCCGCAGTACGACATCATCACCCTGGCCGGCGTCGGCGCTGAAGGTTTGGCTGCTGCCGATCTGCTGGAAAAACCCGACCTCAACCGCATCCCGAACCTGGTGGACGTGCCGGAGAAATACCGCACTGGCGCCAACGGTCATGGCATCGGTTACCTGCTGTGGTGCAACAGCCTGGTCTACAGCACTCGCACCCAGACCGAAGCGCCGACCAGTTATGCCGCGCTGTGGGATGCCGACCTGGCGCCGAACATTTTCCTGCCGCCGCCGAACTGGACCGAAGCGATGGACCTGATCATCATCGCCGCCAAACTGGCCGGTGGTGACGAACACAACATCGAGCCGGGCTTCAAGAAACTCGCCGAGTTGAAGGACCGCGTGGTCACGTTGGGTGAAAACCCGAACCAGATCGCCGAGCTGTTCCGCACCGGTTCCCTGGACATGGGCGGCCTGTACGCGCCGGCGTTTTTCCCGAAACAAATTCGCGATCCGAACTACGGCCTCGGCGCCACCTTCGGCATGAAGGAAGGGTTCTACACCGACCTGATGCTCTCGGTGATGCCAAAAAATCGCCCCGGCGACACCGACCTGGCCTACGCCTTCATCAACCACTCCCTGGACCCGCTGGTGCAGGGCAAGATGGCCGAAGACATCTACAACGGCCCGGTCAACGCCAAGGCGATCATCTCCGCCGAAGCGCGCAAGAGCCCGTTCATCCTCACGCCAGAGCAGATTGCCGACAAGGCGATCATGCACGACAACGCCTTCCTGGCCAGCGTGCATGACCAATGGATTCGTCGTTACACGGAAATCTTTTCTTCCTGA
- a CDS encoding MFS transporter: protein MDNSNALPLGSAAAPAKERTTASRIKSIFSGSVGNMVEWYDWYVYAAFSLYFAKSFFPAGSSTAQLMNTAAIFAVGFLMRPIGGWLMGLYADRAGRKRALMASVYLMCFGSLLIALSPNYETIGIGAPILLIFARLLQGLSVGGEYGTSATYLSEMATKERRGFYSSFQYVTLISGQLIALAVLIVLQQTLTTEQLYAWGWRIPFAIGALCAVVALYLRRGMEETESFNKVKKEKKESAMRTLMRHPKELMTVVGLTMGGTLAFYTYTTYMQKYLVNTVGMSITDSTSISAATLFLFMCLQPIIGGLSDKVGRRPILIAFGVLGTLFTVPILTTLHTIQTWWGAFFLIMAALIIVSGYTSINAVVKAELFPTEIRALGVGLPYALTVSIFGGTAEYIALWFKSIGMETGYYWYVTACIAVSLLVYITMKDTRKHSRIETD from the coding sequence ATGGATAACTCCAACGCCCTGCCTCTTGGGTCGGCCGCTGCGCCTGCCAAAGAAAGAACCACCGCCAGCCGGATCAAATCGATCTTCAGCGGCTCGGTCGGCAACATGGTCGAGTGGTACGACTGGTACGTCTACGCCGCGTTCTCCCTGTACTTTGCCAAGTCCTTCTTCCCCGCCGGTTCCTCCACCGCACAGCTGATGAACACCGCCGCGATCTTCGCCGTGGGCTTCCTGATGCGTCCGATCGGGGGCTGGCTGATGGGCCTCTACGCCGACCGCGCCGGTCGTAAACGGGCATTGATGGCTTCGGTGTATTTGATGTGCTTCGGCTCGCTGCTGATCGCCCTGAGCCCCAACTATGAAACCATCGGTATCGGCGCGCCGATCCTGCTGATCTTCGCCCGTTTGCTGCAAGGCCTGTCGGTCGGTGGCGAGTACGGCACCTCGGCGACGTACCTCAGCGAGATGGCGACCAAGGAACGTCGCGGTTTCTATTCCAGCTTCCAGTACGTGACCCTGATCTCCGGCCAGCTCATTGCCCTGGCGGTGCTGATCGTGCTGCAACAGACCCTGACCACCGAACAGCTGTACGCCTGGGGCTGGCGCATCCCGTTCGCCATCGGCGCGCTGTGTGCGGTCGTGGCGCTCTACCTGCGTCGTGGCATGGAAGAGACCGAGTCGTTCAACAAGGTCAAGAAAGAGAAGAAAGAAAGCGCCATGCGCACGCTGATGCGCCATCCGAAGGAACTGATGACCGTGGTCGGCCTGACCATGGGCGGCACCCTGGCGTTCTACACCTACACCACCTACATGCAGAAATACCTGGTGAACACCGTCGGCATGAGCATCACCGACTCCACCAGCATCTCGGCGGCCACGCTGTTCCTGTTCATGTGCCTGCAACCGATCATCGGCGGCTTGTCGGATAAGGTCGGGCGTCGGCCGATCCTGATCGCCTTTGGTGTACTGGGCACGCTGTTCACCGTACCGATCCTGACCACCCTGCACACCATCCAGACCTGGTGGGGCGCGTTCTTCCTGATCATGGCGGCGCTGATCATCGTCAGCGGCTACACCTCGATCAACGCAGTGGTCAAAGCCGAACTGTTCCCGACCGAGATTCGGGCTCTGGGCGTTGGCCTGCCGTATGCGCTGACCGTGTCGATCTTCGGCGGCACCGCCGAATACATCGCGCTGTGGTTCAAGAGCATCGGCATGGAAACCGGTTACTACTGGTATGTCACGGCGTGTATCGCCGTGTCATTGCTGGTGTACATCACCATGAAAGACACCCGCAAACATTCGCGGATCGAGACGGACTAA
- a CDS encoding ABC transporter permease: MSTLTKKRYGLLPGETGKFAGILSGFILLLAVLPILTMIVMSFSGASNLDFPPSSYSLQWYRAAWHTFVSPDASDVLSLGKAMSTSLMVACLTMVFATLIAVPAAYALTRCEFRGKAVALQLMSLPLVFPMVVLGLALLLVFDSLPFQITTSRLVIAHVILALPFVVKNCTAAMLSIGSEVEEAAQMLGASPTRAIIDVVVPLMKSGILAGMLLAFIVSFNEFTVTYFLYTIDVMTVPIWMYSRTVSSLDPTVFSFAVLIVLIDFVLIWALEKLVGEGGVSF, translated from the coding sequence ATGAGCACCCTGACCAAAAAACGTTATGGGCTGTTGCCGGGCGAGACCGGCAAGTTCGCCGGCATCCTCTCGGGCTTCATTCTGCTGCTCGCGGTGTTGCCGATTTTGACCATGATCGTCATGTCGTTCAGCGGCGCGTCGAACCTCGACTTCCCGCCCAGCAGCTATAGCCTGCAATGGTATCGCGCGGCCTGGCACACCTTTGTTTCGCCGGACGCCAGCGACGTGCTGAGCCTCGGTAAAGCCATGTCCACCAGCCTGATGGTCGCGTGCCTGACCATGGTCTTCGCCACCCTCATCGCGGTGCCGGCCGCTTACGCGCTGACCCGTTGCGAGTTCCGTGGCAAAGCCGTGGCCCTGCAATTGATGTCATTGCCGCTGGTGTTCCCAATGGTGGTGCTGGGCCTGGCGTTGCTGCTGGTGTTCGACAGCTTGCCGTTCCAGATCACCACGTCGCGGTTGGTGATTGCCCACGTGATCCTCGCCTTGCCGTTTGTGGTGAAGAACTGCACCGCAGCAATGCTCTCCATCGGCAGCGAAGTCGAAGAGGCGGCGCAGATGCTCGGCGCCTCGCCGACCCGGGCGATTATCGACGTGGTGGTGCCGTTGATGAAGTCGGGAATCCTGGCAGGGATGCTGCTGGCGTTCATCGTCTCGTTCAACGAATTCACCGTGACCTATTTCCTCTACACCATCGACGTCATGACCGTGCCGATCTGGATGTACAGCCGCACCGTGTCTTCGCTCGACCCAACCGTATTTTCGTTTGCCGTGCTGATCGTGCTGATCGACTTCGTCCTGATCTGGGCGTTGGAGAAGCTGGTCGGTGAAGGTGGCGTTTCGTTCTGA
- a CDS encoding ABC transporter ATP-binding protein, which yields MTGLILENVEKHYGSACAVKDVNLHLPEGKLVCFLGPSGCGKTTLLRMIAGLETLSGGEIRLDGEDIGHTPAHLRNFGMVFQSLALFPHMTVGENIAYPLKLRGVSKADQQARVVELLELIQLKEMIDRPVAKLSGGQRQRVAIARAIASRPKILLLDEPLSALDAKLRESMQVEIRQLQQRLNITTIMVTHDQREAMTMADIVVVLGEHKVQQVGTPIEIYRHPANEFVADFIGSGNIFPATALGNGKVGLPGGDALEVPICSSIVVGEKIKMLIRPEDLQLSQPQATAGNRLLGKVTFVRDIGATIETTVECSGVSFTALSTPCQGFGLSIGNPVSVTLPAEACRVLSA from the coding sequence ATGACTGGTCTGATTCTGGAAAACGTCGAGAAACACTACGGCTCGGCCTGCGCGGTAAAGGATGTAAACCTGCATTTGCCCGAGGGCAAACTGGTGTGTTTCCTCGGCCCGTCGGGCTGCGGAAAAACCACACTGCTGCGGATGATCGCCGGGCTCGAAACCCTGTCCGGCGGCGAGATTCGCCTGGACGGTGAAGACATCGGCCATACCCCGGCGCACCTGCGTAACTTCGGCATGGTCTTTCAGTCGTTGGCGCTGTTTCCGCACATGACCGTGGGGGAGAACATCGCTTACCCGCTGAAACTGCGTGGCGTGAGCAAGGCCGATCAGCAGGCGCGGGTGGTGGAGTTGCTGGAGCTGATTCAGCTGAAGGAAATGATTGATCGCCCGGTGGCGAAGCTGTCCGGCGGGCAACGTCAGCGGGTGGCGATTGCCCGGGCGATTGCTTCGCGGCCGAAAATCCTGCTGCTGGATGAGCCGTTGTCGGCACTGGACGCCAAGTTGCGTGAATCGATGCAGGTGGAAATTCGTCAACTGCAACAACGCCTGAACATCACCACGATCATGGTGACCCACGATCAGCGTGAGGCGATGACCATGGCCGATATCGTCGTGGTGTTGGGTGAGCACAAGGTGCAGCAGGTGGGCACGCCGATTGAAATCTACCGGCACCCGGCCAATGAATTTGTCGCGGACTTTATCGGCTCGGGCAACATTTTTCCGGCTACCGCGCTGGGCAACGGCAAGGTTGGATTGCCGGGCGGCGATGCCCTGGAAGTGCCGATCTGCAGCAGCATTGTGGTGGGGGAGAAGATCAAGATGCTGATTCGCCCAGAGGACCTGCAACTGTCGCAGCCCCAGGCGACGGCGGGGAATCGGTTGCTGGGCAAGGTGACGTTTGTGCGAGACATCGGTGCGACGATTGAAACGACGGTGGAGTGTTCCGGAGTGTCGTTTACCGCGTTGAGCACGCCGTGTCAGGGGTTTGGGTTGAGTATCGGGAATCCGGTTTCGGTGACGTTGCCGGCAGAAGCTTGCCGGGTACTCAGCGCCTGA
- a CDS encoding aldehyde dehydrogenase family protein — MSFPTTLDGLYIDGQWSAGSEHLRVINPATEALLTTVNGGDEKAVDQAITAATQAFVDWSKTTGSERGAILRRIAAGVQAGREQLMHLQSSNNGKPLFEAAIDVDDVIATFEYYAGLAEGLDARQDSNVELPTDDFSARLRREPCGVVGLIVPWNFPMVTTAWKLAPALAAGCCVVLKPSEVTPLPELELAAIIAEAGLPKGVFNLVCGTGLAVGAPLSADPRIAKISFTGSNAVGVQVMQRAAETVKGVSLELGGKSSLLVLKDADIALAVEVACGGGFFNAGQMCSATSRVLVADELADEFLIRLQARAEAIRVADPFDPNVEMGALVNQAQYQRVLGHIDRGLSIGAKLICGGNRPADLPRGYFLQPTIFTDVPLDSALWCEEIFGPVICVRSFASEAEAIALANDSQFGLVASVVSRDNEAADRVANALQAGLVWINAPQVIFPQTAWGGYKQSSLGRELGPWGLQAFQEIKHVIRAV; from the coding sequence ATGAGCTTCCCCACAACGCTGGATGGTCTGTACATCGACGGCCAATGGTCCGCTGGCAGCGAACACCTGCGCGTGATCAACCCGGCCACCGAAGCCCTGTTGACCACCGTAAATGGCGGCGATGAAAAAGCCGTCGATCAAGCCATAACCGCTGCGACCCAAGCCTTCGTTGACTGGTCGAAAACCACCGGTAGCGAACGCGGCGCGATCCTGCGTCGCATCGCCGCCGGCGTGCAGGCCGGTCGCGAACAACTGATGCATTTGCAGTCGAGCAACAACGGCAAACCACTGTTCGAAGCGGCCATTGACGTTGACGACGTGATCGCCACGTTCGAGTACTACGCCGGTTTGGCCGAAGGGCTCGATGCCAGGCAAGACAGCAACGTGGAATTGCCAACCGACGACTTCAGCGCACGCCTGCGCCGTGAACCGTGCGGCGTAGTCGGGCTGATCGTGCCGTGGAATTTTCCGATGGTCACCACGGCCTGGAAGCTCGCCCCGGCCCTGGCCGCCGGTTGCTGCGTGGTGCTCAAACCGTCCGAAGTCACGCCGCTGCCGGAGCTGGAACTGGCGGCGATCATCGCCGAGGCCGGTTTGCCCAAAGGCGTGTTCAACCTGGTCTGCGGCACCGGTCTGGCGGTCGGCGCGCCGCTGTCCGCCGACCCGCGCATCGCCAAGATTTCCTTCACCGGCAGCAACGCAGTGGGCGTTCAGGTCATGCAGCGCGCCGCCGAAACCGTGAAGGGTGTGAGCTTGGAACTGGGCGGCAAATCCTCGCTGCTGGTGTTGAAAGACGCCGACATCGCCCTGGCCGTGGAAGTGGCCTGTGGCGGCGGTTTTTTCAACGCCGGGCAGATGTGTTCCGCCACCAGCCGTGTGCTGGTCGCCGATGAATTGGCCGATGAATTCCTCATCCGTTTGCAGGCCCGCGCCGAAGCGATTCGCGTGGCCGACCCGTTCGACCCGAACGTGGAAATGGGCGCTCTGGTCAATCAGGCGCAGTACCAGCGTGTGCTTGGTCACATCGATCGCGGTTTGAGCATCGGCGCCAAGCTGATCTGCGGCGGCAATCGTCCGGCGGACCTGCCGCGCGGCTATTTTTTGCAGCCAACGATCTTCACCGACGTGCCCCTCGACAGTGCGCTGTGGTGTGAAGAAATTTTCGGCCCGGTGATTTGCGTGCGCAGTTTCGCCTCCGAAGCCGAGGCGATTGCCCTGGCCAACGACAGCCAGTTTGGCCTGGTGGCCAGTGTGGTCAGCCGCGACAACGAAGCCGCCGATCGGGTCGCCAACGCCTTGCAGGCGGGCCTGGTGTGGATCAACGCGCCGCAAGTGATCTTCCCGCAGACCGCCTGGGGTGGCTACAAGCAGAGCAGCCTCGGCCGCGAGTTGGGGCCGTGGGGTTTGCAGGCTTTCCAGGAAATCAAACACGTGATCCGGGCCGTCTGA
- a CDS encoding putative quinol monooxygenase — protein sequence MSTQIPVSHMAFVRARAGRSAELGARLSALIEPSRSASGCLSFALQHSQCDPDLWLVSGFWTHQQAMTAYFSTPAMQIFADLVQDLVVNSLDFHTFKDVSAAQALGQTKAQVHKLVG from the coding sequence ATGTCTACGCAGATTCCCGTCAGTCATATGGCCTTTGTTCGTGCTCGCGCCGGGCGTTCGGCGGAACTCGGTGCACGCCTGAGCGCGTTGATCGAGCCATCCCGTTCGGCCAGTGGTTGCCTGAGCTTTGCCCTGCAACATTCGCAATGCGATCCCGACCTGTGGCTGGTGTCCGGTTTCTGGACCCATCAACAGGCGATGACCGCGTATTTCAGCACCCCCGCCATGCAGATCTTTGCCGATCTGGTGCAGGACCTGGTGGTCAACAGCCTGGATTTCCACACGTTCAAGGACGTCTCGGCGGCTCAGGCGCTCGGTCAGACCAAAGCACAGGTGCACAAACTGGTCGGTTGA